DNA from Gemmatimonadota bacterium:
CGAGTGCTGCGCACACCTGTGTGGAGTGCATCGCGCAGGTGCTCACTCACGAGTTGACGCGCGCCGGGGGCCCAAGTGTGCCACGGCGTGCTGGCGAGCGGTGTACCGTCTGCAGTAAGGACTTCATGACCAAACGCCAGCCTGGCGGAGAGACAACCTGTGCGCGTTGCGGACTACCGGCGAACGTGTGGAACCTGATCGGAGGACTAAGCGAGTAAGCGGGTGCACAGGTAGCAGCACCCCCGACTGCGACGGGCCGAGCGACTGGGGAGACCATGTGAGGAAGAGTTGCGCCAGCGTCGCGTTAGCGAGTAGCACGCCCTGGCCAACATGAGGTTGGAACAGACAACTAGCGAGACTGTCGGAGCGCGGCTCCGCCGCGTCTATTGTACGCCAGTTGCAGCTCAACCCGGACGTTGAGGATGTAGAATAAGCCTGCGTGCACTGCCGGCGACCGCGCGATGCGCGACGTTATCCTCCGTGTGTTGACGAATCGGCGGCTGGTGCGCTCCCCAGGGAGCGGCGGGCCTCGCGCGGCGCGCGATGGCGCGCGTCCGCCCGCGCGTTAGGCGGCGTACCCCGCGTGGGCGAGCTTCTCGATGTTGTGAACCAGGCAGAAGAGCTTCCACTGCCCGTCCACCTTCGCGCGGCCGCGGAGCGTGAAGCGCGCGAGCCCCTTGTTGTGGCGGAGGTTCGCGAAGACCGGCTCCACGGTCGCGAAGCGGCGCCCGTACTGCGCGCGGCCCTCGGGCGTGTCCAAGCGCCGTTGCATCTGCCGGGTGTAACTCTCGGGCCGATTCGGCGCCGGCCCGTCGAAGAACATCACCTGCCGCGTGTCCGTGCGGTTGGGGGTGCGCAGGCACCGCGCGCGATGCGCACACGGCCCGCAATCGCGCTTGGCCCCGCGGAACTGCGCGCCGCGGTAGCCCTTGATCACCAGGTCCTTGCCCTTCCGATACAGCGACTTGCCCGCGGGGCACACACAGGTGCGGGCGACGGGATCGTAGGTGAAGTCGTGGGGCTGGTACACCGGGAGGCGCGTCGGCGTGCGCGACTTGTCGTGCAGCGGATCCGAGCCCTGCTGATGGCGCGCCTGCGTGGCGAAGCGCTCGTCCCGGGCGCGCATGCCCTTGTCCGCGATCAGCGCCGGGCGCTCCTGCGTCGCCAAGGTGCGCAGGTTGTCCTCACTATGGTAGCCCGCATCGGCCGTGATCAGCGTCGTGGCGGTCGCGTGCGGGGCGAGGGCGGCCACCACGGGCAGCAACAGCTCCTGCTCGGTCCCGGTGCCATGCGCCTGGGCGTCGATTATGATCTGGGCCTTGGCGTCGACCGCCGCGACGGCGGTGTAGCCCTGCACCACGCCTTTGCCGGTCGCCATCTTCGCGCTGTCGGGATCCGTGCGATTGCTCAGGCGCACGGCGCCTTTGGCGCTGCGCCGGTCGTCGGGATGCGCGGCGAGCCACGCCCGCAGCTGCGCCGCGTCGCGCTCGAGCCGCGCCAAGCGCTCCGCGTCCCGCGCCCGCCGCGTTGTCGGGGGTCCGTCCGGTGGGTCGGGCGGCCCCTCCTCCGTCGCGTCGGTCGCTTGATGCCGCGTGAGCATCCGCGCGGCGGCGGCTTCCAGCTTCTCGGCCTGGCGTTCGAAGTCGGCGCGCTTCCCGCTGCGCCGCTTGGACGCGTTGCTCGGGAGCTTCACGCCATCGATCGCGAACATCTCCCGGCCGATCAGCCCCTGCTGATCACACACCGCGAGGACGGCCGCGAAGACGTGGGCGATGTCCGGGCCGAGGCCGCTGACGAACGCGGCGATCGTCGTGAAGTGCGGGGTGCGTGTTCCGCAGAGCGCGATGAAGGTCACGTGCTCCTCGCAGAGTCGGGCGATCGCCCGGCTGCTGACGATCCCGCGCGCGTAGGCACAGAGCACCACCTTGAGCAGCACCGCCGGGGGATACGCTGGCGCGCCCGTGGTGTCGTTCCGGAACCGGACGTCGAAGCGCGACAGGTCGATGGCATGGTCGAGCAGGTGGTCGACCGCGTGCTCGAAGGTGCCGGGGAGGAGCTGCGCCGCCAGGTTGACCGGGAGCAGCCGGGGGTTGGTGTCGATCGCCTTGTAGCGGGCCATGGGATCTCGACGGCAGCGGGGAACGGCCACAGATTCGCTGCCGGGGGAACCCGCCGCACCCCGTGAAGTTCCGTGTCCACAGCGCGGGCATCGACGGGGTTTTCCTACAGCCACGTTAGGCAATATAAACACCAATCCGTTTTTCGTACGGAGGTCGTATGAAGACAAGACCGGCAACGCTACTCAAGGCTGCGGCTGGAGTGTGCCTACTTCTCTCAATTGCGAGGGCCGCCGGTGGTGCCATTCTCATCAGGCAAGGTTGCGCAGGGATTCCAAAAGTGCATTGCGCAGGACAACATCACGACGCTCGTGGGCGTGGGACTTCTTGCAGTTTCGTTGCTTGGTATGGCAGGGGCAGTGCTGGCCTTCCGCCTCCATTCCAGAGCAATAGTTGTCACAGCAGTCGGCTTGGTCGCATTCGTCCCCGGATGGACTGATAAATGGAACTCTCCTCTTCGGCCGACCTACTGATGGTGGGACAGTTGCCAATGTACTGGTTGCAACCGTCATCGCGATCCTGCTTCGGGCAGGCAGGTCGGGTGCGCGCGGTGCTGCCTAACCATTCGCTCAATCGGACCCATTGCGGCATGCGGCGAAAGGCCCGCCATTTCCTTTCGGGACTTTAGCCACATGCCGCAACGGGCCGGTTAGCTCACACGTTATGCGGCACACCGGCTTCGGCGAACGAGCGAGCATACTTGGAGAGTCAGATGAACGCGACCAGCGCGCTAACATTCCTACTGGTGATCGGCGGTGCCAAGCCGCGCGTCTGCGCAGTCCGAAGACGCGGTTGCGAAGCAATTCGTAGGCATGTGGCGGCTCGTATCTCAGCCACAGCGAATGGCTGATGGAAGCACAAAACAGGATCCGAAGAGTGCCGCCTATATCATCTATACCGACACGGGCCACATGTGCTACGTCGCCATGGATCCGAATCGGCCCAAATGGAACTCGGCAGGTAGTCCGACTCCTCAGGAAGCGCTGACTGGAGTCGCAGGCTTCGGCGCGTACTGTGCCAGCGTGGAGATCCACGCGAAAGAGGGATTCGTGATCCATCGCGTGGAGATCGCGGGAACTCCTAATTTTGTCGGTCAGACTTGGAAGCGTTGGTTCACCTTCGAGGGGCCGAATCGCGTTTCCCTGCGCGTCGATGGGCCGTCGCCGCCCATGGTCGAGAACACGCTGATTTGGGAGCGGGTTCAAAAGCGGTGAGATTAAGGGCACCTGTCCGCTCATCGGCAGAACAGGCGCGGCGTCTCAGCCCCGTTGCTCACCGCATAACGATGTTTGCTGCTGTCGAGCGGATTGCGGATGGTCTTCAACCTGGCGGCGCGCAACCAGGACGATTGCGTTAAGAATCTCGCCTTTCTCATGCGCCCCGACGGGGTGTGGGCGCTGGCGCCGGCGTACGATGTGATCTGGGCGGTGGGGGGACAGTGGGCACGTTCGCACCAGATGACGGTGCGCGGCAAGGACGACGGCTTCACGCGCGACGACCTGTCGGCGGTGGGGGCCCAGTATGGCG
Protein-coding regions in this window:
- a CDS encoding lipocalin-like domain-containing protein yields the protein MADGSTKQDPKSAAYIIYTDTGHMCYVAMDPNRPKWNSAGSPTPQEALTGVAGFGAYCASVEIHAKEGFVIHRVEIAGTPNFVGQTWKRWFTFEGPNRVSLRVDGPSPPMVENTLIWERVQKR
- a CDS encoding IS1182 family transposase, producing MARYKAIDTNPRLLPVNLAAQLLPGTFEHAVDHLLDHAIDLSRFDVRFRNDTTGAPAYPPAVLLKVVLCAYARGIVSSRAIARLCEEHVTFIALCGTRTPHFTTIAAFVSGLGPDIAHVFAAVLAVCDQQGLIGREMFAIDGVKLPSNASKRRSGKRADFERQAEKLEAAAARMLTRHQATDATEEGPPDPPDGPPTTRRARDAERLARLERDAAQLRAWLAAHPDDRRSAKGAVRLSNRTDPDSAKMATGKGVVQGYTAVAAVDAKAQIIIDAQAHGTGTEQELLLPVVAALAPHATATTLITADAGYHSEDNLRTLATQERPALIADKGMRARDERFATQARHQQGSDPLHDKSRTPTRLPVYQPHDFTYDPVARTCVCPAGKSLYRKGKDLVIKGYRGAQFRGAKRDCGPCAHRARCLRTPNRTDTRQVMFFDGPAPNRPESYTRQMQRRLDTPEGRAQYGRRFATVEPVFANLRHNKGLARFTLRGRAKVDGQWKLFCLVHNIEKLAHAGYAA